A section of the Streptomyces xinghaiensis S187 genome encodes:
- a CDS encoding MDR family NADP-dependent oxidoreductase: MTYEPVPATHREVRLARRPSGAPAPGDLEVVEAPLPEGEVLVRNEWMLMASAYRELMKERPGLPLPPFPVGEAPTGRTVGTVVRSQDPAVPVGALVEHFQGWREYAAGPGGAFAVRDRDLLPGPEYFLSNGPTAWLGMAGMAEAGPGDVVFVSGATSGVGSVAGQIAKARGARRVIGSAGSKEKAEYLVEELGFDAAFDRHDGPALDLLRELAPDGIDVFFDNTGGEQFEAAVQLARPGARFALCGALAGQNGDDASAGRPRLDLLTAISRQLVLRPFACFHTPDQIDGWNRQFAQWLGEGRFVYPRTVVEGGVAGAPRALFDLLDRKFYGNVLLRLTGGTDRIDEGGSR, translated from the coding sequence GTGACCTATGAGCCCGTTCCCGCCACGCACCGGGAGGTGCGGCTCGCCCGGCGGCCGTCCGGTGCGCCCGCCCCCGGTGATCTGGAGGTCGTGGAGGCCCCGTTGCCGGAGGGCGAGGTGCTCGTCCGCAACGAGTGGATGCTGATGGCGTCCGCGTACCGCGAGTTGATGAAGGAGCGGCCGGGGCTGCCGCTCCCGCCGTTCCCGGTCGGCGAGGCGCCGACCGGGCGCACCGTCGGCACGGTGGTGCGCTCCCAGGACCCGGCGGTGCCCGTCGGTGCCCTGGTGGAGCACTTCCAGGGCTGGCGGGAGTACGCCGCCGGGCCCGGCGGCGCGTTCGCCGTCCGCGACCGGGACCTGCTGCCCGGTCCCGAGTACTTCCTGTCCAACGGCCCGACGGCGTGGCTCGGCATGGCCGGGATGGCCGAGGCCGGCCCCGGTGACGTGGTCTTCGTCTCGGGCGCGACGAGCGGGGTGGGCTCCGTCGCGGGCCAGATCGCCAAGGCCCGCGGGGCGCGGCGGGTGATCGGCTCGGCTGGCAGCAAGGAGAAGGCCGAGTACCTGGTGGAGGAGCTCGGCTTCGACGCCGCGTTCGACCGGCACGACGGCCCGGCGCTCGACCTGCTCCGCGAGCTCGCCCCGGACGGGATCGACGTGTTCTTCGACAACACCGGCGGCGAGCAGTTCGAGGCCGCGGTGCAACTGGCCCGTCCCGGTGCCCGGTTCGCGCTCTGCGGGGCGCTCGCCGGCCAGAACGGTGACGACGCCTCGGCCGGGCGGCCCCGGCTGGACCTGCTGACGGCCATCAGCCGGCAGCTCGTCCTCCGGCCGTTCGCCTGCTTCCACACCCCGGATCAGATCGACGGCTGGAACCGGCAGTTCGCGCAGTGGCTGGGCGAGGGCCGGTTCGTGTACCCGCGCACGGTGGTCGAGGGCGGGGTCGCCGGGGCTCCGCGGGCCCTGTTCGACCTGCTCGACCGGAAGTTCTACGGCAATGTCCTCCTCCGGCTCACCGGCGGCACGGACCGGATCGACGAAGGTGGTTCCCGATGA
- a CDS encoding SDR family NAD(P)-dependent oxidoreductase — protein sequence MTPPTREAKTMSETAASPGTAPAPDGAAEFAGRTVVVTGGGTGIGRAAALEFARRGAAAVIITGRRKERLAEVAAEHAAIVAVPADVTTEDGAQAVIEELRSHGERLDVLVHNAGIYRQTPVADPNMAYAREMLETNVLGPVLLTARLLPLMTSPGGSIVFVSSVAGHNPEPYASMYAVTKAGAHSLTLTMAKELANRGIRVNAVAPSAVRTEVYDANGLTTEQIDGLFRGFAAANPLGRTGVVEDVAPWIARFASPESSWITGQILVIDGGADLTAAADSPYSPYRGDSQGADWGS from the coding sequence ATGACTCCCCCGACCAGAGAGGCGAAGACCATGTCCGAGACCGCAGCTTCCCCGGGTACCGCCCCCGCGCCGGACGGCGCCGCCGAGTTCGCCGGCCGGACCGTCGTCGTCACCGGCGGCGGCACCGGCATCGGACGGGCCGCGGCACTGGAGTTCGCACGGCGCGGAGCGGCCGCGGTGATCATCACCGGGCGCCGCAAGGAACGGCTGGCCGAGGTCGCCGCCGAGCACGCCGCGATCGTCGCCGTACCCGCCGACGTCACCACGGAGGACGGGGCGCAGGCCGTCATCGAGGAGCTGCGGTCGCACGGCGAGCGGCTCGACGTCCTCGTGCACAACGCGGGCATCTACCGGCAGACCCCGGTGGCCGACCCCAACATGGCCTACGCGCGGGAGATGCTGGAGACCAACGTGCTGGGCCCGGTGCTCCTCACCGCCCGGCTGCTGCCGCTGATGACCTCGCCGGGCGGCAGCATCGTCTTCGTCTCCAGCGTCGCCGGCCACAACCCCGAGCCGTACGCCTCGATGTACGCCGTCACCAAGGCCGGCGCCCACAGCCTCACCCTGACCATGGCGAAGGAACTGGCGAACCGCGGCATCCGGGTCAACGCGGTGGCGCCCTCGGCGGTGCGCACCGAGGTCTACGACGCCAACGGGCTCACCACCGAGCAGATCGACGGGCTGTTCCGGGGCTTCGCCGCGGCCAACCCGCTCGGCCGCACCGGCGTGGTCGAGGACGTGGCGCCCTGGATCGCCCGCTTCGCCTCACCGGAGAGCTCCTGGATCACCGGCCAGATCCTCGTCATCGACGGCGGTGCCGACCTCACCGCCGCCGCCGACAGCCCCTACTCGCCGTACCGGGGCGACAGCCAGGGGGCCGACTGGGGCTCCTGA
- a CDS encoding LLM class F420-dependent oxidoreductase — protein sequence MQTTERTTDESGTGRRPVLRFGLQIARFDYPGVGPHQLFDRVTDIARTAEEAGFDSIWAQDHFYQAPVPGIGWQADEPVLEPYTMLAALAARTSRVRLGTTVTGVTYRNPALLAKTVSTLDVISGGRAVLGIGAAWHEEEHTGYGYDYPPDAERLSRLEEALRICRPMFRDERPVFTGEYYRVDGAVNSPPPLAPGGPPILVGGSGEKRTLRLVARYADACNLFGDLDTVRHKLKVLDGHCETENRDPAEITRTKMSCLLINESDAEARRRYDEMGAAMGDWAPMLGGMAMAGSPDRIAEQVSEYFEAGLDGLVFYLPDTHDLDTVRMAGETLVKHFGGL from the coding sequence ATGCAGACGACTGAGCGGACCACTGATGAGTCCGGCACGGGCCGGCGGCCCGTGCTGCGCTTCGGGCTGCAGATAGCGCGGTTCGACTATCCGGGAGTGGGGCCGCACCAGCTCTTCGACCGCGTCACCGACATCGCGCGCACCGCGGAGGAGGCCGGCTTCGACTCGATCTGGGCGCAGGACCACTTCTACCAGGCGCCCGTGCCGGGCATCGGCTGGCAGGCCGACGAGCCGGTCCTGGAGCCCTACACGATGCTGGCCGCCCTCGCCGCCCGCACCAGCCGGGTGCGGCTGGGCACCACGGTCACCGGCGTCACCTACCGCAACCCGGCCCTGCTGGCGAAGACGGTCTCCACCCTCGACGTGATCTCCGGCGGCCGGGCGGTGCTCGGCATCGGCGCGGCCTGGCACGAGGAGGAACACACCGGCTACGGCTACGACTACCCGCCGGACGCCGAGCGCCTCAGCCGGCTGGAGGAGGCCCTGCGGATCTGCCGGCCGATGTTCCGGGACGAGCGGCCCGTCTTCACCGGCGAGTACTACCGGGTCGACGGCGCGGTCAACTCGCCGCCCCCGCTGGCCCCCGGCGGCCCGCCCATCCTCGTCGGCGGCAGCGGGGAGAAGCGCACCCTGCGCCTGGTGGCCCGCTACGCGGACGCCTGCAACCTCTTCGGCGACCTGGACACCGTGCGCCACAAGCTGAAGGTCCTCGACGGCCACTGCGAGACGGAGAACCGCGACCCGGCCGAGATCACCCGGACGAAGATGTCGTGCCTGCTGATCAACGAATCCGACGCGGAGGCGCGGCGCCGTTACGACGAGATGGGCGCGGCGATGGGCGACTGGGCGCCGATGCTCGGCGGCATGGCCATGGCGGGCAGCCCCGACCGGATCGCCGAGCAGGTGTCCGAGTACTTCGAGGCGGGGCTGGACGGGCTGGTCTTCTACCTGCCCGACACCCACGACCTGGACACCGTCCGGATGGCGGGGGAGACCCTCGTCAAGCACTTCGGCGGTCTGTGA
- a CDS encoding alpha/beta fold hydrolase, with product MRTATRTATRTRPRVWLAAALTGLLGLGATGFTPAAAPAGAAHRPPQPAWERCDFDARLECATVRVPLDHARPRGRTLDLAVSRLAAEGRPRGVLLAVNGGPGGNEGMGRRAPLRFADSPLRSAYDLVGVDLRGTGGSSPVHCEVTTPTVPFDSRTPDSSFAGLWADARASEAGCARAGGVERRHIGTVSVARDLDRVRAALGERKLNLIGYAYGSYVAAVYGTLFPHRLDRSVLDSVRHPDWTWRQQFMAQAVAIRENVGDWARWAGRRDGTLGLGGSERRVMATVERTAAELAERPVNGMNRTAFDATVGSLANDRTRWADLAALVASLAAGDAPSARVAAAAAAAETGAGTGAELRPGVLEAATCESAWPREPGVYERDMRRFRERYPYGLGMTRAQPWVCAFRADSPQPPPRIRGAGRPAGLVVQAENDPQTHRAGGAAMAARLGHPLITVADDGSNEIYGKRGYRCVDDRVDRYLLTGRLPDRRHTVCAGAPRPAIAED from the coding sequence ATGCGGACCGCGACACGGACCGCGACCCGGACCCGGCCCCGGGTCTGGCTCGCCGCCGCCCTCACCGGCCTGCTCGGCCTGGGCGCGACGGGCTTCACCCCGGCCGCCGCCCCGGCCGGAGCGGCCCACCGGCCGCCGCAACCGGCCTGGGAGCGCTGCGACTTCGACGCGCGCCTGGAGTGCGCCACGGTGCGGGTGCCGCTCGACCACGCCCGGCCGCGCGGCCGCACCCTCGACCTGGCCGTGAGCCGCCTGGCGGCGGAGGGCAGACCGCGCGGCGTGCTGCTCGCCGTCAACGGCGGCCCGGGCGGCAACGAGGGCATGGGCCGCCGGGCGCCACTGCGCTTCGCGGACTCGCCGCTCCGCTCCGCCTACGACCTCGTCGGCGTCGATCTGCGCGGCACCGGCGGATCGTCCCCCGTGCACTGCGAAGTGACCACCCCCACCGTGCCGTTCGACTCCCGCACCCCCGACTCCTCCTTCGCCGGGCTGTGGGCCGACGCCCGCGCCTCCGAGGCGGGCTGCGCGCGGGCGGGCGGAGTGGAGCGCCGCCACATCGGCACCGTCAGCGTGGCCCGCGACCTGGACCGGGTGCGCGCCGCGCTGGGCGAGCGGAAGCTCAACCTCATCGGCTACGCGTACGGCAGCTATGTGGCCGCCGTGTACGGCACCCTGTTCCCGCACCGGCTGGACCGGAGCGTCCTCGACTCGGTCCGGCACCCGGACTGGACCTGGCGGCAGCAGTTCATGGCGCAGGCCGTCGCCATCCGCGAGAACGTCGGCGACTGGGCCCGCTGGGCCGGCCGGCGCGACGGCACCCTCGGGCTCGGGGGATCGGAGCGCCGGGTGATGGCCACCGTGGAGCGGACCGCCGCCGAACTGGCCGAGCGGCCCGTGAACGGCATGAACCGCACCGCCTTCGACGCCACCGTCGGCTCGCTGGCCAACGACCGCACCCGCTGGGCCGATCTGGCGGCCCTGGTCGCCTCCCTGGCGGCGGGCGACGCCCCGTCTGCCCGCGTCGCGGCGGCGGCAGCAGCGGCGGAAACCGGGGCCGGCACCGGGGCCGAACTCCGCCCCGGCGTCCTGGAGGCCGCCACCTGCGAGTCCGCCTGGCCGCGCGAACCGGGCGTCTACGAACGCGACATGCGGCGGTTCCGCGAGCGCTACCCCTACGGCCTCGGCATGACCCGGGCCCAGCCGTGGGTCTGCGCCTTCCGCGCCGACTCCCCGCAGCCGCCGCCCCGCATCCGCGGCGCCGGCCGGCCCGCCGGCCTCGTCGTCCAGGCCGAGAACGACCCGCAGACCCACCGGGCGGGCGGTGCCGCGATGGCCGCCCGGCTCGGCCACCCGCTGATCACGGTCGCGGACGACGGCAGCAACGAGATCTACGGCAAGCGCGGTTACCGCTGTGTCGACGACCGGGTGGACCGCTACCTGCTCACCGGCCGGCTGCCGGACCGGCGCCACACCGTCTGCGCCGGAGCACCGCGGCCCGCGATCGCCGAGGACTGA